From the genome of Anopheles moucheti chromosome 3, idAnoMoucSN_F20_07, whole genome shotgun sequence, one region includes:
- the LOC128305193 gene encoding trypsin-7-like codes for MKVSLVFLSLICIYYSRSARAQVRHIGGRNVAIKDFPFMAAISYANTHVGNGAIIHKRFILTSASAVYFLEESLYYVQVGTNQFLDYGTYYEVNHIHKHPEFVGWDYNIALIHLKGSIKYTDMVRPIALPDTDTATVTAQMLSFGLNEHGTHSLREADYRLTSDRECINSLTDWLAKRMISDLQGYCVFPIPGQQQGQFFSDAGAPIIANGQLFGLFAFAEHEGGVSDDGAVATRVFKFRSWIQEKMMQIG; via the coding sequence ATGAAGGTTTCGTTGGTGTTCCTTTCGCTAATTTGCATCTATTACTCTCGGTCCGCACGGGCACAGGTGCGTCACATCGGTGGTAGGAATGTAGCAATTAAAGACTTCCCATTTATGGCAGCCATTTCATATGCCAACACTCACGTGGGAAATGGTGCCATCATTCATAAGAGATTTATTCTAACGTCCGCCAGTGCCGTCTACTTTTTGGAGGAGAGTCTGTACTATGTGCAGGTTGGTACGAACCAATTCCTCGATTATGGCACTTATTACGAGGTGAACCACATCCACAAACATCCTGAATTTGTCGGTTGGGACTACAATATCGCTCTGATACATCTGAAGGGATCTATCAAGTACACTGACATGGTGCGGCCAATCGCACTGCCCGACACGGACACAGCTACTGTCACTGCGCAGATGCTTTCTTTTGGCCTAAATGAGCATGGTACGCACAGTCTACGCGAGGCTGACTACAGACTCACCTCAGATCGTGAGTGCATTAATTCCCTCACCGATTGGTTAGCGAAGAGAATGATATCCGACCTACAGGGTTACTGTGTGTTCCCGATTCCTGGCCAACAACAAGGACAGTTTTTCAGCGATGCGGGCGCACCGATTATCGCGAACGGTCaactgttcggtttgtttgcgtttgctgAGCACGAAGGAGGCGTGTCGGATGACGGAGCCGTTGCGACACGCGTATTCAAATTTAGGAGCTGGATTCAAGAAAAGATGATGCAAATTGGATAA
- the LOC128303079 gene encoding trypsin-6-like, which translates to MKLLLIAIVVCCVTIVQPVTRQVGGKDVSVRQYPFMAAIAYARQPIGNGAIITPKWILTSASAVYLFPDSEYNIALGATDFYGYAEWFEVWNIFRHPEFAGWDNNIAMVLIRGHVQYSDTIQPIDIGMSLPETIEVTMLSYGKNEDDTTHLRGATYTLISDNIACVRLLKEYMAKEIIWQQHGFCLIPPHGTQQGQWFNDAGAPMVAHGKLYAVFAFSEHEGGLNEGSVATRVASYLGFIQATMFRNITGLINN; encoded by the coding sequence atgaaactCTTGCTGATAGCAAtagttgtttgttgtgtaacCATCGTCCAGCCCGTAACACGTCAAGTCGGAGGAAAGGACGTGTCAGTTCGGCAGTACCCATTTATGGCCGCCATTGCATACGCACGACAACCCATAGGAAATGGGGCCATCATCACGCCAAAATGGATATTAACCTCGGCCAGTGCCGTCTATCTATTCCCGGACAGTGAATACAACATTGCGCTAGGTGCGACCGATTTCTATGGCTATGCCGAGTGGTTTGAGGTGTGGAACATCTTCAGACATCCAGAGTTTGCTGGGTGGGATAATAACATTGCAATGGTGCTGATACGTGGTCATGTACAGTACAGTGACACCATACAACCAATCGATATCGGCATGTCACTGCCGGAAACTATTGAAGTGACGATGTTGTCGTACGGCAAGAATGAAGACGATACGACGCATCTGCGCGGTGCAACGTACACCCTGATCTCGGACAACATCGCTTGTGTTAGGCTGCTGAAGGAGTATATGGCGAAGGAAATCATATGGCAACAGCATGGTTTCTGTCTGATTCCTCCACACGGTACGCAGCAGGGACAGTGGTTCAACGACGCAGGTGCGCCAATGGTGGCACACGGTAAGCTGTACGCCGTGTTTGCCTTTAGTGAGCATGAGGGGGGACTTAACGAGGGATCTGTCGCTACGCGAGTGGCCAGCTATCTGGGTTTTATTCAAGCGACCATGTTTAGGAATATAACAGgcttaataaataattag